In the Salifodinibacter halophilus genome, TGCATCGGCCTGCAGATGGACATCCTGGCGTTGCTCGACAAGCCCTGGCTGTTCGCGCTGGGCATCATCTGGATCGCCGTGCACATCGCGATCCTGTGGGGCGTGGGCCGTTTGTTGAAGGTGCCGCTGTTCTATTTCGCCATCGGTTCGCAGAGCAACATCGGTGGGCCGGCCTCGGCGCCGGTGGTGGCTTCGGCGTTCCATCCCTCGCTGGCGCCGGTCGGCGCCTTGCTCGGCACGCTGGGCTACGCGACCGGCACCGG is a window encoding:
- a CDS encoding DUF819 family protein, producing the protein CIGLQMDILALLDKPWLFALGIIWIAVHIAILWGVGRLLKVPLFYFAIGSQSNIGGPASAPVVASAFHPSLAPVGALLGTLGYATGTG